The Peptococcaceae bacterium 1198_IL3148 genome window below encodes:
- the adhE gene encoding bifunctional acetaldehyde-CoA/alcohol dehydrogenase has protein sequence MINGLVEKATVAAEDFLKLDQGQVDSVVRAMALAGVEKHMELAKLAVAETQKGVYEDKITKNIFATEYIYHSIKYQKTVGIISENEEEDYYEVAEPVGVVAAVIPVTNPTSTTMFKALICAKTRNPVIFSFHPGAQQCSVEAARVMYEAGLKAGAPKDFITWIEQPSIEATQTLMHHPGVALILATGGAKLVCAAYSAGKPALGVGPGNVPCYIEKTAKIERAITDLILSKTFDNGLICASEQGVIVDRAVADRVEMLLKQNGCYFLSPAEVEQLTKIATSADCCHINPQIVGKPATVIAQMAGLNVPDTTKILVAPLEGVGPDYPLSQEKLSPVLAYYVVDNYRQGIERCVQMVEFGGLGHSAVIHSENKDVVQRFSDTVRVGRIIVNSPCTHGAIGELYNTNVPSLTLGCGSYGRNSTTSNVSVHNLINVKRVAKRKEKMQWFKIPERIYFMPGSVQYLTKMPDIERALIVTDRMMTKLGYVDKVAYHLKKRQNQVAIEVFDQIEPDPPLEMVVKGVEVMRNFKPDTVIALGGGSAIDAAKGMWLFYEHPEMEFEFLRLKFLDIRKRTYKYPKLGRKVKLVAIPTTSGTGSEVTAFTVISDQGKQIKYPLADYELTPDVAIVDPDFVMSVPPNVTADTGMDVLTHAIEAYVATMASDYTDGLAMKAIELVFRYLPVVYRNGDDAKARMHMHNASTIAGMAFTNAFLGINHSLAHKLGGQFHISHGRANAIMLPHVIAYNASLPSKFVSFPNYEYYVAHMKYQEIAKHLGLPASTPEEGVASLINAIENLMQQLEMPRTIAECGVEPNEFNAVVDELAERAFEDQCTTSNPRMPLITELAQLYRQAYGQPLPQ, from the coding sequence ATGATTAATGGGTTAGTAGAAAAAGCAACTGTGGCTGCAGAGGATTTTTTAAAGCTGGATCAAGGACAGGTGGATAGCGTGGTTAGGGCTATGGCCTTGGCGGGGGTAGAGAAGCACATGGAATTGGCAAAATTAGCAGTGGCAGAAACCCAAAAGGGCGTCTATGAGGATAAAATCACAAAGAATATTTTTGCCACCGAATATATTTATCACAGCATTAAATACCAAAAGACGGTGGGAATTATCAGCGAGAACGAGGAAGAAGATTACTATGAAGTGGCAGAGCCAGTGGGAGTGGTGGCAGCAGTAATTCCGGTAACCAATCCTACATCCACCACCATGTTTAAAGCGCTGATTTGTGCCAAGACCCGGAACCCGGTAATATTTAGCTTTCATCCCGGTGCCCAGCAATGTAGTGTGGAAGCGGCCCGTGTAATGTATGAGGCCGGTCTCAAGGCCGGTGCCCCAAAGGACTTTATTACATGGATAGAGCAACCTTCCATTGAAGCCACCCAAACTTTAATGCACCACCCGGGGGTAGCATTAATTTTAGCCACCGGTGGGGCCAAGTTGGTGTGTGCCGCTTATAGCGCTGGCAAACCAGCATTGGGTGTTGGCCCTGGTAACGTCCCTTGTTATATTGAAAAGACTGCCAAAATTGAACGGGCCATTACCGACTTAATTCTTAGCAAAACCTTTGATAACGGATTGATCTGTGCCTCTGAGCAAGGGGTAATTGTGGATAGGGCGGTGGCCGATAGGGTAGAAATGTTGCTAAAACAAAATGGCTGTTACTTTTTAAGTCCAGCGGAAGTGGAACAGTTGACCAAAATTGCCACCAGTGCAGACTGCTGTCATATTAACCCGCAAATAGTGGGAAAGCCAGCGACGGTAATTGCGCAAATGGCGGGTTTGAATGTGCCCGATACCACCAAAATACTAGTGGCACCCCTTGAGGGGGTGGGGCCGGATTATCCGCTATCCCAGGAAAAGTTGTCGCCGGTGTTGGCATATTATGTAGTGGACAACTATCGACAGGGTATTGAAAGATGTGTGCAGATGGTTGAATTTGGTGGCTTAGGGCATTCAGCAGTTATTCATTCTGAAAACAAAGATGTTGTGCAAAGGTTCTCTGATACCGTCAGAGTGGGACGAATAATTGTCAATTCGCCCTGTACCCATGGTGCCATTGGGGAATTGTATAACACCAATGTACCTTCATTAACCCTTGGTTGTGGTTCCTATGGGCGCAATTCCACCACCTCTAACGTCAGTGTCCATAATTTGATTAATGTTAAACGGGTGGCAAAGCGTAAAGAAAAGATGCAATGGTTTAAAATACCGGAACGGATTTACTTTATGCCCGGTTCAGTGCAGTACCTGACAAAAATGCCCGATATAGAGAGGGCCTTAATTGTCACCGATAGGATGATGACTAAACTGGGTTATGTGGATAAAGTTGCGTATCATTTGAAAAAACGTCAAAATCAAGTGGCCATTGAAGTCTTTGATCAGATTGAGCCAGATCCGCCATTGGAAATGGTGGTTAAGGGTGTGGAAGTGATGCGCAATTTCAAACCGGATACCGTCATTGCCTTAGGGGGCGGGTCAGCCATTGATGCAGCCAAAGGGATGTGGCTGTTTTATGAACATCCAGAGATGGAATTTGAATTTCTGCGGCTGAAGTTTTTGGATATTCGTAAGCGCACCTATAAATATCCAAAGTTGGGGCGCAAAGTTAAACTGGTGGCCATTCCCACCACCAGCGGCACCGGCTCAGAGGTAACCGCCTTTACCGTGATCAGTGATCAGGGAAAACAAATTAAATATCCCTTGGCAGATTATGAGTTGACCCCAGATGTGGCCATAGTGGACCCAGATTTTGTAATGTCCGTTCCCCCTAATGTCACTGCCGACACCGGTATGGATGTACTTACGCACGCCATTGAAGCCTATGTGGCCACAATGGCATCGGACTATACCGATGGGTTAGCGATGAAAGCCATAGAGTTGGTATTTCGATATCTGCCCGTTGTATATCGCAACGGTGATGATGCCAAGGCCCGTATGCATATGCACAATGCCTCTACCATTGCAGGCATGGCCTTTACCAATGCATTTTTAGGTATTAACCATAGCTTAGCCCATAAACTTGGGGGACAGTTTCATATTTCCCATGGCCGGGCCAATGCCATTATGCTGCCCCATGTAATTGCCTATAACGCATCGTTGCCCAGCAAATTTGTTTCATTCCCCAATTATGAATACTATGTGGCCCATATGAAATACCAAGAAATTGCTAAGCACCTGGGACTACCGGCCAGTACGCCGGAAGAGGGAGTGGCCAGCTTGATCAATGCCATTGAAAATTTGATGCAACAGTTGGAAATGCCGCGGACAATTGCTGAATGTGGCGTTGAACCCAACGAGTTTAACGCCGTTGTGGATGAGCTGGCCGAGCGGGCCTTTGAAGATCAGTGCACCACCAGTAATCCGCGGATGCCGTTAATTACAGAACTGGCCCAATTGTATCGCCAAGCCTACGGTCAGCCACTGCCACAATAA
- a CDS encoding zinc-ribbon domain containing protein, protein MYSDKALTCRDCGEEFIFTAGEQEFYAEKGLQNEPVRCPGCRAARKQRNNGNGRPRQQREMHTAICAECGVETQVPFRPSGDRPVYCRDCFNASRRY, encoded by the coding sequence GTGTATTCAGACAAAGCCTTAACTTGCAGAGATTGTGGCGAAGAGTTCATCTTCACAGCCGGCGAACAAGAATTTTATGCTGAGAAGGGCCTACAAAACGAACCAGTACGTTGCCCTGGCTGCAGAGCAGCCCGTAAACAAAGAAACAATGGTAACGGTCGTCCTCGTCAGCAGCGTGAAATGCACACAGCAATATGTGCAGAATGTGGTGTAGAAACTCAAGTGCCATTCCGCCCAAGCGGAGATCGTCCGGTATATTGCCGTGACTGCTTTAACGCTAGCAGACGTTACTAA
- a CDS encoding cap-binding protein, with product MTILEALQKWENDTIVYIHYTREQRVSEYNEGVADGMQTALDSLKAYLKDCTDYNGGSENS from the coding sequence ATGACGATACTGGAAGCATTGCAAAAATGGGAGAACGACACAATAGTATATATTCACTATACCAGAGAGCAGAGGGTCAGCGAGTATAACGAGGGTGTTGCCGATGGCATGCAAACGGCTTTGGATTCCCTTAAAGCTTATTTGAAAGATTGTACTGATTATAATGGGGGGAGTGAGAACAGTTGA
- a CDS encoding 4Fe-4S binding protein: protein MFMVNLNNDKCDGCGSCVDPCPARILEMVDGKAEVTGDAADCMGCETCVGICPNECYTIQEL from the coding sequence ATGTTCATGGTAAATTTAAACAATGACAAATGTGATGGCTGTGGTTCTTGTGTAGATCCATGCCCAGCTCGTATTCTGGAAATGGTTGACGGTAAAGCAGAAGTAACTGGTGATGCTGCTGACTGCATGGGTTGCGAAACCTGTGTTGGCATTTGCCCTAACGAATGCTACACCATCCAAGAGCTATAA
- a CDS encoding [FeFe] hydrogenase, group A: MDKQKGLNKEMTRRGFLKLFGGLGLVGATATLSGCSKEPMGGEGWMPQQYQVAASNYPTQVRGRIPIDPMSPSIMRDDEKCILCGQCLEVCQNVQTVFGYYELPVVNDTICVNCGQCTLWCPTAAITEKDDTQRVLDAIEDPEKIVIVQTAPATRVGLGEEFGLPAGTWVEGQQVAALKQLGFDKVFDTNFTADLTIMEEGTELINRITGKSDAPLPQFTSCSPGWVKFCEYYYPDLLPNMSSAKSPQQMFGAVLKTYYAKKMNIDPEKIFSVSIMPCTAKKFECQRPEFNSAGKYWNKEEIRDVDAVLTVRELARMIKAKGIDLPNLPEEKYDPVLGEGSGAGLIFGNTGGVMEAAVRTAYFVLTEQDVPDLLFDLKPIRGLDGIKEAALDVPGVGTIKVAVVHGLSNARPILEAVRRGESPYHFIEFMCCPGGCIAGGGQPRTALPPSDEVRAARIATMYGKDASYNREHRLSHENSEVLTLYNDFLEHPISHLAHELLHTTYTDRGNKLKAKKLS; encoded by the coding sequence ATGGATAAGCAAAAAGGGCTCAACAAAGAAATGACCCGCCGCGGCTTCCTTAAGCTATTTGGAGGCTTAGGTTTGGTCGGTGCAACAGCCACTCTGTCTGGTTGTTCCAAAGAGCCTATGGGTGGTGAAGGTTGGATGCCACAACAATACCAAGTCGCAGCCAGCAACTACCCAACCCAAGTACGGGGACGTATCCCCATTGACCCCATGAGTCCTTCCATTATGAGGGACGATGAAAAATGCATTCTCTGTGGCCAGTGCTTGGAAGTATGTCAAAATGTACAAACAGTTTTCGGCTACTATGAGCTGCCCGTTGTAAACGACACCATTTGCGTTAACTGTGGTCAGTGCACACTATGGTGCCCCACCGCAGCCATCACTGAAAAGGATGACACCCAAAGGGTATTGGATGCCATTGAAGACCCTGAAAAAATTGTCATCGTACAAACTGCACCGGCCACCAGAGTTGGCTTGGGTGAAGAGTTTGGCTTACCTGCAGGAACCTGGGTAGAAGGCCAACAAGTGGCCGCCTTAAAGCAACTGGGTTTTGACAAAGTGTTCGACACTAACTTTACTGCAGACTTAACCATCATGGAGGAAGGTACCGAGTTAATTAACAGGATAACCGGTAAGAGCGATGCACCGCTACCACAATTTACATCCTGTAGTCCCGGTTGGGTTAAGTTCTGTGAATACTATTACCCCGACCTATTACCAAATATGTCTTCTGCCAAGTCACCACAACAAATGTTTGGTGCGGTACTTAAGACCTATTATGCGAAGAAAATGAACATCGATCCAGAGAAAATCTTTTCGGTATCCATCATGCCCTGTACCGCTAAGAAATTCGAATGCCAACGTCCAGAATTCAATTCTGCTGGTAAATATTGGAATAAGGAAGAAATACGGGACGTGGATGCAGTATTAACCGTTAGGGAATTGGCTCGGATGATTAAAGCCAAGGGGATTGATTTACCAAATTTACCAGAAGAAAAGTACGACCCAGTACTGGGCGAAGGTTCTGGGGCAGGTTTAATATTTGGTAACACCGGTGGCGTTATGGAAGCTGCTGTCCGTACTGCCTACTTTGTACTAACTGAACAGGATGTCCCCGATTTATTGTTTGATCTAAAACCAATTCGTGGTTTGGACGGCATCAAAGAAGCCGCACTGGATGTACCTGGTGTGGGTACCATCAAAGTGGCTGTGGTGCACGGTCTCAGCAATGCCAGACCTATATTGGAAGCGGTTCGCCGCGGTGAATCTCCATATCACTTTATTGAGTTTATGTGTTGCCCCGGTGGCTGTATTGCCGGTGGTGGCCAACCACGTACAGCACTGCCACCTTCCGACGAAGTGCGTGCAGCACGTATCGCCACTATGTATGGTAAGGATGCCTCTTATAACCGTGAACATCGCCTAAGCCATGAAAACTCAGAGGTATTGACGCTGTATAATGATTTCCTTGAGCATCCAATTAGTCATTTAGCTCACGAATTACTGCATACTACCTACACTGATAGGGGCAACAAGCTTAAGGCGAAAAAATTAAGCTAA
- a CDS encoding 4Fe-4S dicluster domain-containing protein, whose protein sequence is MSKGVLVDLTKCVGCGSCTVACKLWNKREFDKDSPAVGLNPQLDDQNWTTVSFNEVQKDGQPVWRFVKQQCLHCEHPACASACFAKAFQKTPEGPVIYYPHLCVGCRYCMLACPFDIPKFEWDKSFPLVTKCQMCSTKVAEGQAPACVSVCPTDVMTFGERDELLALAKKTIDSDNRYVKHIYGENEAGGTNWIYISDIPFEELGFRTDVTTRPIPEYSHDFLKYTPAVAISWGALLTGLYAYTKRRNKIAKEENKDVPM, encoded by the coding sequence ATGAGTAAAGGTGTATTGGTTGATTTAACCAAATGTGTTGGCTGCGGTAGTTGTACTGTTGCCTGTAAATTATGGAATAAAAGAGAATTTGATAAAGACTCACCGGCAGTGGGCCTGAACCCACAATTGGACGACCAAAACTGGACCACCGTATCCTTTAATGAAGTACAAAAGGATGGTCAACCGGTTTGGCGTTTTGTCAAACAACAGTGTTTGCACTGCGAACATCCGGCCTGTGCATCTGCTTGTTTTGCTAAAGCATTTCAAAAGACACCAGAGGGGCCAGTTATTTACTACCCTCATCTATGCGTTGGTTGTCGTTATTGTATGCTTGCTTGTCCATTTGATATTCCTAAGTTTGAATGGGATAAATCTTTCCCATTGGTTACCAAATGTCAAATGTGTTCAACCAAAGTTGCCGAAGGCCAAGCTCCAGCCTGTGTTAGTGTTTGCCCAACCGATGTAATGACCTTTGGCGAACGGGATGAACTGTTGGCACTGGCTAAGAAAACTATTGATAGTGACAACAGATATGTAAAACATATTTATGGAGAAAACGAAGCCGGCGGTACCAACTGGATTTATATTTCAGACATTCCCTTTGAAGAGTTAGGTTTCCGTACCGACGTTACAACTAGGCCGATACCTGAATACAGTCATGATTTCCTGAAGTATACTCCGGCGGTGGCTATTAGTTGGGGTGCTCTTTTGACTGGTCTATACGCCTATACTAAACGGCGGAATAAAATTGCTAAGGAAGAAAATAAAGATGTACCTATGTAG
- the nrfD gene encoding NrfD/PsrC family molybdoenzyme membrane anchor subunit, translating to MSAHAQKWSFRITPVRVLMILIAALAAAIVVYRLIFGLGAVSNLNDQWPWGLWIGFDVLCGVALAGGGYGTALIVHILHIEKFSSIGRSAMLSSMLGYILVLIGLFLDIGQWFNFWRPFVSWGYHSVLFEVFWCVSLYTTVQVIEFGEIATERVGKKWHSFFKKILPVLLVIGVLLPTLHQSSLGGLYLTEVGKLHPIWWSPYIPVFFLMSSFFVGPAMVCVETALSGWAFKHKADLKVLRGLAKIGAVIMLLYTILKIVDFTSRDVWPYIFAGGLEGNMFLLEITLGVLIPLIIVFSPFGKTRKGLVTYGALTAIGLVINRLNVVITGMVNYYGPGYVPAWTEIVVTVGLVCGGILVYCFIVENFNIVQHDEESPA from the coding sequence ATGTCGGCTCATGCTCAAAAATGGAGCTTTAGAATAACTCCAGTCAGAGTACTGATGATACTGATAGCGGCTTTAGCTGCAGCCATAGTAGTTTATCGTCTTATATTCGGATTAGGGGCTGTAAGCAACCTGAACGACCAGTGGCCCTGGGGACTTTGGATTGGCTTTGACGTTTTATGTGGCGTCGCTCTAGCCGGTGGTGGTTATGGTACAGCACTTATTGTACACATTTTACACATAGAAAAGTTTAGCAGTATTGGTCGTAGTGCCATGCTGTCATCTATGTTGGGTTATATTTTAGTACTGATTGGTCTGTTCCTAGATATCGGTCAATGGTTTAACTTCTGGCGACCCTTTGTATCTTGGGGATACCATTCGGTATTATTTGAAGTTTTCTGGTGTGTATCATTATATACCACTGTTCAAGTAATTGAATTTGGTGAAATTGCCACTGAAAGAGTGGGCAAAAAATGGCACAGTTTCTTCAAAAAGATTCTGCCTGTATTGTTAGTTATTGGTGTTTTACTACCAACTTTACACCAGTCCTCCCTTGGCGGATTGTACTTAACTGAAGTTGGCAAGTTGCATCCAATTTGGTGGTCACCATATATTCCTGTATTCTTCTTAATGTCTTCATTCTTTGTTGGTCCGGCAATGGTATGTGTGGAAACTGCTCTATCTGGCTGGGCTTTCAAGCATAAGGCAGATCTAAAGGTATTGCGTGGCTTAGCCAAAATTGGTGCCGTCATTATGTTATTGTACACCATCCTAAAAATTGTTGACTTTACCAGCCGGGACGTTTGGCCTTATATATTTGCTGGCGGACTGGAAGGTAACATGTTCCTTTTGGAGATCACTCTTGGGGTACTGATTCCATTGATTATCGTCTTTAGTCCATTTGGTAAAACCAGAAAGGGGCTAGTTACCTATGGTGCTTTAACAGCCATTGGTCTGGTTATTAACCGTCTAAACGTGGTCATTACCGGCATGGTCAATTACTATGGCCCTGGTTATGTCCCAGCATGGACAGAAATTGTCGTTACTGTTGGTTTAGTATGTGGCGGCATATTGGTTTACTGTTTTATTGTTGAAAACTTTAATATTGTTCAACATGATGAAGAAAGTCCTGCTTAA
- a CDS encoding NAD(P)/FAD-dependent oxidoreductase: MHYDFVVIGGGPAGMMAAATAAQAGLNVLLIDKNDKLGKKLYITGKGRCNVTNYGELEDFINAITTNKKFLYSAFNTFNNQQLIALLNELGVKTKVERGNRVFPESDKSSDIIKGFQCYLHKFKVNIMLNTEVKKIAIENNQVTGVLLNNNKLVNCPKVCIATGGMSYKHTGSTGDGYRMAKELGHQVIEPKPALIPLTLAEGWVKDLQGLALKNVNATLNVGGKDITTQFGEMLFTHFGVSGPIILTISSVMKDTKGSNRKLYLDLKPALTVEQLDKRIQRDFTKYINKQVHNALDDLLPKRLIPIITKLAGLEEKVVNQVSKKERQHLVAVLKRLELTITGTRPINEAIVTSGGIKTTEIKPSTMESKLVKGLYFAGEVIDVDAVTGGYNLQIAFSTGYLSGISAAQQNKVDF; this comes from the coding sequence ATGCATTACGATTTTGTGGTGATTGGCGGTGGACCCGCCGGCATGATGGCAGCGGCAACGGCTGCCCAAGCAGGGCTTAATGTTTTGCTAATTGATAAAAATGATAAACTGGGTAAAAAACTGTACATCACCGGCAAAGGTCGGTGTAACGTAACCAATTACGGTGAATTGGAAGACTTTATCAACGCCATTACCACCAATAAAAAATTTTTATATAGCGCCTTCAATACCTTTAACAACCAGCAACTGATTGCCCTACTTAATGAACTTGGCGTCAAAACTAAAGTAGAACGGGGCAACCGGGTTTTTCCAGAAAGCGATAAGTCCAGCGACATCATTAAGGGCTTCCAGTGCTACTTGCATAAATTTAAAGTAAATATCATGCTCAATACCGAAGTGAAGAAAATAGCGATAGAGAACAATCAGGTCACCGGGGTATTATTAAACAACAACAAGCTGGTTAACTGTCCAAAGGTTTGCATAGCCACCGGCGGCATGTCTTATAAACACACCGGTTCCACCGGCGACGGCTACCGCATGGCCAAAGAGTTAGGCCATCAGGTAATTGAACCCAAACCAGCTCTGATACCATTGACACTTGCCGAGGGTTGGGTCAAGGATTTGCAAGGACTGGCCTTAAAAAATGTCAATGCCACCTTAAATGTCGGTGGCAAAGATATTACCACCCAATTTGGTGAAATGTTATTCACCCATTTTGGGGTCTCTGGTCCCATCATCCTCACCATCAGCAGCGTTATGAAAGACACCAAGGGTAGCAATCGCAAACTATACCTAGATTTAAAGCCGGCTTTAACGGTAGAACAACTGGACAAAAGAATTCAACGGGATTTTACTAAATATATCAACAAGCAGGTACATAACGCCCTGGATGATTTATTGCCCAAAAGATTAATCCCCATTATCACTAAATTGGCTGGGCTAGAGGAAAAAGTAGTGAACCAAGTTAGTAAAAAGGAAAGACAGCATCTGGTGGCTGTATTAAAAAGGCTGGAACTGACCATCACCGGCACCAGACCAATAAACGAAGCCATTGTTACCAGCGGTGGCATTAAAACCACCGAAATTAAACCTTCCACCATGGAATCAAAATTGGTTAAAGGCCTGTATTTTGCCGGCGAAGTAATTGACGTAGACGCGGTAACCGGTGGCTACAACCTACAAATTGCCTTCTCCACCGGCTATTTAAGTGGTATCAGTGCCGCCCAACAAAACAAAGTAGATTTCTAA
- a CDS encoding rubrerythrin family protein has product MNLKGSKTEKNLMAAFAGESQARNKYTYYASVAKKEGYQQIAAIFEETANQEKEHAKKEFKFLSGIGNTKENLQDAVNGENYEWTEMYKEFAEVARQEGFEEIAIFFDNVAKVEKEHEERFVALLKNLEEGKVFKKDEEVVWRCRNCGHIHTGNEAPEMCPTCAHPQAYFEVAARNY; this is encoded by the coding sequence ATGAATTTAAAAGGTAGTAAAACAGAAAAGAACCTAATGGCAGCCTTTGCCGGTGAAAGTCAGGCCCGCAACAAGTATACATACTATGCGTCGGTGGCTAAAAAAGAGGGCTATCAGCAAATCGCCGCTATTTTTGAAGAAACAGCTAACCAAGAGAAAGAGCATGCCAAAAAAGAATTTAAATTTTTAAGTGGCATTGGCAATACCAAAGAAAATTTGCAAGATGCAGTTAATGGAGAAAACTATGAATGGACAGAAATGTACAAGGAATTCGCTGAGGTTGCTCGCCAAGAAGGCTTTGAAGAAATTGCAATTTTCTTTGATAATGTTGCTAAAGTGGAAAAGGAACACGAGGAAAGATTTGTTGCTTTACTGAAAAATTTAGAAGAAGGTAAAGTATTTAAAAAGGATGAAGAAGTAGTATGGCGTTGCCGGAACTGTGGTCATATCCACACTGGTAACGAAGCACCGGAAATGTGCCCCACCTGTGCGCATCCCCAAGCATACTTTGAGGTGGCTGCCAGAAATTACTAA
- a CDS encoding Rrf2 family transcriptional regulator, whose translation MKLNQATDYAFRIVLYLSRKKAGEIIEARQISEQENIPIRFLLKTIRLLTHADIVKSFRGLKGGYALAKPPADITLRDVVEAVEGPVKINKCLMDGSECNKDATGWCPIHKALRNIQINMNEELDKYNFADLLNNIKTKN comes from the coding sequence ATGAAGTTAAACCAAGCGACGGATTATGCATTTAGAATTGTTCTTTATCTTTCAAGAAAAAAAGCAGGTGAGATAATTGAAGCCCGCCAAATTTCTGAACAAGAGAATATACCAATTAGGTTTCTGTTAAAAACAATCCGGTTGTTAACCCATGCCGATATTGTTAAGTCTTTCCGGGGTTTAAAGGGAGGGTATGCTTTAGCTAAACCCCCTGCGGATATCACCCTGAGAGATGTTGTGGAAGCGGTGGAAGGACCAGTGAAGATTAATAAGTGCTTAATGGATGGTAGTGAGTGCAACAAAGATGCCACCGGTTGGTGTCCGATCCATAAGGCGCTGAGGAATATCCAAATAAATATGAACGAAGAATTGGACAAATATAATTTTGCTGATTTATTAAATAATATAAAGACCAAAAATTAA
- a CDS encoding amidohydrolase family protein → MLIDVHAHIYPENLAQKVTANLNGHYGVPIAHQGTVAEYLNICRQGNVDAAIVFTVATKPEQVSPANRWAIINNNKNNLISFGTLHPDYQDLDGEINRLKSAGIKGIKLHPDFQKFYLDDKKAILMYEKLAKDFIILFHVGDDQVPEKTNYTSPARLANVLDAIPSLKVIAAHMGGYQMWDQAIEYLVGKNLYFDTSSSYYFLQAEKFRFIIKEHGWDKILLGSDYPFSDPIREVTGIKKLALSDNEYRAIIGDNARKLLADLGL, encoded by the coding sequence ATGTTAATTGATGTTCATGCCCACATATACCCCGAAAACTTAGCCCAAAAGGTGACTGCAAATCTCAACGGCCATTATGGCGTACCCATTGCCCACCAAGGGACAGTGGCAGAATATCTTAACATTTGCCGTCAGGGCAATGTTGATGCAGCGATAGTTTTTACAGTGGCCACCAAACCAGAACAGGTATCACCAGCCAATCGCTGGGCGATCATTAATAATAATAAAAACAATCTAATCAGTTTTGGCACGCTGCACCCAGATTATCAAGATCTAGATGGGGAAATAAACCGACTTAAATCCGCCGGTATTAAAGGTATTAAACTGCATCCAGATTTTCAAAAATTTTACCTTGATGATAAAAAGGCTATACTAATGTACGAAAAATTGGCCAAAGACTTTATTATTCTCTTCCATGTGGGGGATGACCAAGTTCCCGAAAAAACCAACTACACATCCCCCGCCAGGCTGGCCAACGTGTTGGACGCCATCCCTTCATTAAAAGTAATTGCCGCCCATATGGGAGGTTACCAAATGTGGGATCAAGCGATAGAATATTTAGTTGGCAAAAACCTGTACTTTGATACCTCCAGCAGTTATTATTTTCTACAAGCGGAAAAATTTCGATTCATTATAAAAGAACACGGCTGGGATAAAATTTTATTAGGCAGTGATTATCCCTTCAGCGACCCAATTAGAGAAGTTACAGGTATTAAAAAATTGGCATTAAGTGATAATGAATATCGTGCCATCATCGGTGACAACGCCAGAAAGTTATTAGCCGATTTGGGGCTTTAA
- a CDS encoding nitrilase family protein, which produces MQTTKIALVQMNSLVEQTELNLQKIAQYTKRAAAQKVAIICFPELAVVGYSREKAALYQESIPGDSSAYLSELARRYNIVILTGIAEKSAVPTKPYITHLVIFPDGRVEKYRKTHLGSSEKPYFTAGNQLSTFATESAQFGVQICWDLHFPEVSTIMSLEGAEIIFAPHASPCIAGDRKAMWLKYLTARAYDNTVYVATCNLVGDNGYGHQFSGGAMVIDPKGNVIAEDFNNQESMLVVNLDAEAINKIRYQKATTMKNIFYLQVRRPELYKKLILHWSGQPTHK; this is translated from the coding sequence ATGCAAACAACAAAAATAGCTCTAGTACAGATGAACTCCTTAGTGGAACAAACTGAATTAAACTTACAAAAGATTGCTCAATATACCAAAAGGGCGGCAGCCCAAAAGGTAGCCATTATCTGTTTTCCGGAATTGGCGGTTGTTGGTTATAGCCGTGAAAAGGCGGCATTATACCAAGAATCTATCCCCGGTGATAGCAGCGCTTATCTTTCTGAACTGGCCCGTCGTTATAACATTGTAATTTTAACCGGCATAGCTGAAAAATCTGCGGTGCCTACTAAACCTTATATTACTCATTTGGTAATCTTCCCCGATGGTCGGGTGGAAAAATACCGAAAAACCCATTTAGGCAGTAGCGAAAAACCTTATTTTACAGCAGGTAACCAATTATCCACCTTTGCTACTGAATCAGCCCAATTTGGCGTACAGATTTGCTGGGATTTACATTTCCCGGAAGTCAGCACCATTATGTCTTTAGAGGGGGCAGAAATAATCTTTGCTCCCCATGCTTCACCCTGTATAGCAGGCGATAGAAAGGCCATGTGGTTAAAGTATCTTACCGCCAGAGCTTACGATAACACGGTATATGTGGCCACCTGCAATTTAGTTGGTGACAACGGATACGGTCACCAATTCTCAGGTGGCGCTATGGTGATAGATCCTAAAGGGAATGTAATTGCCGAAGATTTTAATAATCAAGAATCGATGCTGGTTGTGAATTTAGATGCTGAAGCAATTAATAAAATTAGATACCAAAAGGCCACCACCATGAAAAATATTTTTTATTTACAGGTAAGACGACCAGAACTTTATAAAAAACTAATTTTGCATTGGTCGGGGCAGCCAACGCATAAATAG